The genomic window GACCGGTCAGCCGCGTCCAGGTCGTGCCGCCGTCGGTGGACTTGTAGAGGCCGTCCTCGGGACCGCCCGAGGTGAACGTCCAGGGCATGCGCCGGAACTGCCAGATGCCGGCGTACACGACGTTCGGATTTTTCGGATCGGCGACCATCTCGCTCACGCCGCTCGAGGGTCCGACGAAGAGCGTCTTGGTCCAGGTCTTGCCGCCGTCGGTGGTGCGGAAGACGCCGCGCTCCGGCGAGTCGGCGAAGACGTCGCCCAGCGCGCCGACCAGCACGACGTTCGGGTCGCGGGGATCGATCACGATCGAGGCGATCGAGCGGGTTCCGGTCAGCCCGACGTTCGCCCAGGTCTTGCCGCCGTCGGTGCTCTTGTAGACGCCCGCGCCGGCGATGACGTCGTTGCGCGGATTGGCCTCACCGGTGCCGACCCAGACCACCTGGTGATCGCGTGGATCGATCGCGACCGCGCCGATCGACGCGACTCCGGTGGCGTCGAAGACCGGCGACCAGGTCGCGCCGCCGTTGTCCGTCTTCCAAACGCCGCCGCCGCCCGATCCGAGGTAGTACAAGCGCGGATCGCCGGCAACGCCGGCGACCGCGGAGACGCGTCCACCGGCCAGGGCCGGCCCGATCAGCCGCAGCGCGAGCCGGTTATAGGGCGGGGTGGGCGTCGGGGTCGGATGGGGCGTCGGCGACGCCGGCGCGTCTTGCCCCAGCGCGACGGCCGGCAGCATGGCGAACAGCAGGGTCGCCAAAGCGACACGGACCGGTGAGTAAGACGTGACACACCCTCCCGACGGGACGACGCGAGATAGCTCGTCCTACGAGAGAATGCGAACGCGTCCTGTCGGGGCCCTCAGCGGCGGTAGGTGATCGTCGGGACGCGGGTCTTGCGGCGGGTCAGCAGGTTGCGCAGCGTGAGGAACGCCACGACCAGCGCCGCGATGATGGCGGCGATGAACACGATCTTGAGCACGAAGGCCAGGAGCACCAGCAGCACGATGCCGAGCGCGACGATCCCGGTCACCTGGAGAAAGAAACGCATCACGACCTCCGCCCCCAGCTACCCTGCGAACCAAAGCCAAGTTTCAGCCGGGTGGTTGCGGGCACCCGGCTGCTGATGGCATACTGACCGTACCATGGACGGCGTTTCCGCAGCCAGTTCCACGATGGACATCGCCGCCGGCGGCACCTCCGCGGTCGCGGTCGACGTGCTGCGCGATACCGAGCAGCTGGCGGCCGTGCAGGTCGACGAGCTCTTCGCCTCGCTCGGCCTGGGCACCGCGATCAGCGCCCTCGTCTAACGGCCCAGGTACTCCAACGCGACCAGCGCCGCCGCGACCTGCGAGCCGGCGTTGATGCGGCCGTCGAGCGCCATCGCGCGCAGCTCGCCGGCCGGTGCCAGCACGACCTCGATCTCTTCGGTCAGGTCCGGATCGGGCGCCACCGTCGCGCGCGCGTCGCGCACGACGAAGAGGTGAAAGCGGCCGGTCGAGTTGGTCGGATCGGCGAGGAACGTGCGCACGAACTCCGGCTCCGCGCCGGTGTAGCCGGTCTCTTCGGCCAGCTCGCGCGCCGCGCACGCCGCCGGCGCTTCGTCCGGCTCGAGCATGCCGGCCGGCAGTTCGAGTACGAACTCGCCGATGCCGTGCTTGTACTGGCGCACGAGGAGAACGTCGTCATCCGGCGTCAGGGCGAGGACGACGCAAAACCCGCGCGATTCGCGCACGAAGTACTCTTCGACGACCGTTCCGCTGGGCAGCTCGATGCGGTCCGCGCGCAGTCGCAAGAACGGCGTCTCGATCGGATAGGCCGACGAGAGGATACGCCAAGTTTTCATCCGCCGCTCACTCATCGTGACGGGTATAGCACATGGCCGCACCGAATCGGAAGGGCCACCCCACCGGTTTGAACCTTTTCCTTGCGGGGAGACGAACGATCGAAAAGATCGAAATCGGTCGGCACTACGATACGGCGTACGGCACGCTCTGGAAAGACGGGACGTACTTCCCGCGCGGCACGCGCGTGTTGGTGTCCGGGCTACACATCGAGCAAGGCTTCTGCGTACGGTTTCCTACCGAGGTCGAGGGCGAGCCGCTCGAGACGTGGGAGGACTGGGACGAGATCGAGTTCCTCGCCGAGGAAGGCTCGGTCGAAGAGGGCGAGGATCTGCCGTCCAACGTCCTCTCCGAAGCCCGTGAAGTGCTCGACAACGCCGAGGACGGCTGCCACCTGCACCTGCACGAAGGCGACTAGCGCGCGCGGCGGCGCGCTCGTCGCACCGTTGCGCTACGGATCGTCGGTGCAGTAGCTGTTGCACACGAAGTTGACCCAGCCCGTGGTTTGTTGCGCGGTCGAAATGATCGGAGTGGCCTGCGTGTAGTAGGGCAAGCCCGTGTATCCCGGCGCATAGGGGCCGTCGGTCGGGAACGGGCCGACCGTGGTCGAGAACTCCGCCTCCACCGCGTTGGAGCCGTCGTAGTAGAGCACCCACGCACCACTCGCGACTTGACCGATCCGGCTCGTCCCGCTCGACGTCTGTTGGACGAGCGCGATCGTGGGCATCCCGCCGGCACCGACGGGATCCGTGCCGAAGTAGCAGCTGTCGATCGACTGCGCGAGATCTCCCGCGACCGCGTATCCGTAAGCCCATCCATCCGACGTCGGGGCGTACGTGTAGTTGTCGAGCGAGAAGGTCGACGGGGAGTCGGAATCCGTTCCGTCCGGCGTGCCGGCGGCGTCCCCCAGGGTGGGCGCGAACGCCATGCCGAGCTGGTACGGCGCGATCGACATCGTCACCGTGACGCCAACGGTCGTACCCGCCGACGTCGCACTGGGTATGGTTCCCTCGCCGTAGGCCAGCAGATCGCCGCCGCTATCCGCCTCGACGTTGGTGTACGTCGGGAACGTGGTCGGCGGTGATTGATCGCCCTCGTTGACTTCGTAGACGTACACGTTCGTCGAACAGCCGTCGGCGACGATCGGCACGGACGCGACTTGCGATCCATCCGGCTGATTCGGCGCTACCGGCACGATCGTAACGGTGTTGAAGTTGAAGATGCCCATCGTGTACTGTTGGCACGAGCCCCAGGACGCGATCTCGAGGTAGCTCCCAACCGCGGGATCGACGAACTTCGGCGTGCGTCGTGGACCGCCGGCGCCTTTTCGCGCGCTCGCGCTCAGGTGTTCCTTGATGTGCGAGAACTTGATGTGCAGCGTGCCGGTCGCCTTGGCGATGTTCTGTGTCGTCGGAGTCGGCGTCGCGGTGGGCGCCTTCGGCGTTGCCGACGGCGCCGCCGCGCCGCCGCTGCACGCAGCGAGGAGCGGAGCGCACCCGAGACCGAGTGCGAGGAAGAACAACCGAGGGGAGGCGGTCACGGGTGGACCCTCTTGAGCTGCAGCTTGCGGCCGTGGTTCTCCACGGTCAACGAGCCCTGGGTGAACTGGAACATCAGTGTCGAGACGTCGGCGTTGGTGTCCGTTGCCGTGACGGCGCACCCGGACGTCGGCGGCGCGTTGGGCTGCACGAAGAACGCGAACTGCGGGCTCGGGGTCGCGCTGGTCGTCTGGAGACTGCTCGGACTCGTCGTCGGCGGCGCGGTCCCGGCCGGCAACGGCGAGGGGCTCGCGGTGCCGACGATGCCGACCAGCCCGATGTCCGCGGCGCAGTTCGTCGCGTCGAGCGAGATCGTCTGGCCGGAGACGAGCGCGCTCGTATCGACCTGGAAGTCGTACTCGGTCCACGGGAGCAGCGGATTCCAGCCGGCCTGGAACGTCGCGTCGCCGTTCGCCTCGTACGAAGGTTGGAAACCCTCGTAGTCCTGATAGTCGTCCCACACCATCGGGATCGGGGTGGGCGACGCCGTCGGCGTCGGCGTCGGCGCCGGCGTCACGTTCGGCCAGATGACGTACACGATGGTGCCGGTCTGCGGCGTCTCGCCGATCGACGCGGTCACCTGGATATCGGCCTCGTTCGCCGTGTTGCCGATCGGCGCGGCGACGACCACGTCCGCCGGTGACTCGACGTTGACCGTCGGGCTCCCCAGCGAGCTCGAAGCCGAGGTCACGCCGCCCTGCGGAAACGCGTAGGTCGCCGTCAGCTGCAGGAGGGACTCGGGCGCGGGTGTCGGCGTGGGCGTCGGCGTCGGGCCTTCCGGATAGGGGTGCAGCACCGGCCCGCCGGCCGCCTTGCGGTGCGTCGAGGTGATCTGGACGGTCCCGTACGCGATCGTCAGCGTGACCGGCGTCGTGAACGTGTCCGGCGTGATGATCTGGTTGCCCGCGTTGTCGAGCGCCACGACGAAGATTCGCGCGCTTTGCGGAATCGATCCGTCGCCCTCGCCGGCGCAGTCCGCCAGCGGGATATCGGGCAACGCCGACAGGCAGCCGATCTCGGCGGTGGCCTCCGGCCCGAACGGTCCGGTCGTCGTCGTGTCGTCGGTCGCGATGTAGACGCTGGTGATCGGGCCGGCCAGTGAGAGCTGCGCGGTGTTGGTCGCGTTGTTCTGCACGTTGAGGTAGGTCGCGCCGCTGCCGATGTGCGTGCCGCTGCCGTCGGTCGACGCGTAGACGTTGGCGAGGTAGATGTCCTCTCCGAGCGGGGCGCTGATCTGGAAGGTGCAGGTGATGGGCGTCGTCTCGCCGTCCCCGGTGCAGCCCGGCGCGCCCGCCATCAGCGAGTACGCCGGGGTCGTCGAGCCCGGCGTGACGCTGGCGTTCGAGGTCTCGAGCAGCGTGAACGTGATCGATTGCGTCCCGGCCGGTACCGTTTTGGGCGTCCGCACGTTGGCGCGCGCCGCGCGCCACTTCGCCGCGGACGACGACGACGCGAGCGGGACGGTGATCTGGAACGACGCCTTCGCATAGCCCGCCGGCGCGCTGGTCGGCGCGCTGGTGGGCGCCGACGTACCGGGTGCGGTGGGCGGCCGAACCGCGCCTCCACCCCCGCCTCCACCGCCACATGCGGCGAGCACGGCGACGATGCCGAGAATAGCAAACCGGCGTCGGAACATGACGACCTCTGTGTTGAACCGTTCTTTTGGGGTGCGAACGCCCGCTCGTACCGCTGGTCGCGATGTACCACGAGCCAGGGCTCGGTACCTGTGGCAGCCGAAGCGTGCACGGTGACCGCGCCGCCGATGCGCCGCTGGCAAAACCTGCTCGCTCTCTTTGCTGTGCTGCTCGCGTCGGCTGCTCTCCTGCCTCTACGGCCAGGCGTCCGGCTCGGCTTCGTCGCCGCGGCGGTCGGGGTGATCGTCGCCGTGCTCGTCTCGCGGCTGCGCGCTCATCAGCCGAGCGGGCGCCGGCCGAGCGGCCCCGACGTCTACGACCGGATCGCGAAGATCCGCGCCGAGCGCGAACGCCGCCGACACCACTGAAACGAGCTGCCGCGCCGCGCGCGGCGTTCAGAAACGGGGCACGACGAACAGCGTGCGCGCGCCGTCGACCGCGATCTGCACGCCGATGCACAGCAAGATGAAGGCCGAAAGGCGCAGCAGGACGTTGACGCCGCTGTCGCCCAACCGGCGCAAGATCGTCTCGGCGTAGCGGTAGCAGAGGTAGATGACGATGGCCGTCGCGGCGACGCCGAGGATGCCGCCCAGCTCCTCGAGCAGCGCGGCCCGGCTGCGCAGCACGTCGCTGACGCTGCTCCCGATCGTCAGCATCACCGCGATCGATCCGGGCCCGACCGTCAGCGGCAGCGTGAGCGGATAGAACGCGCCGCTCATCACCGCCGCGACCGACGCCGCCGGCGCGCGGTTCTCCGGATCGTCCTGCCCTTGGTTCAACAAGCGCCAACCGGTGGCGGCGACGACGATGCCGCCGGCGATCTGCACCGCCGGCAGACTGAGCCCGAAGAAGCGCAGCACCAGCGAGCCCGCGACCAGCGAGACCAGCGCGAGCGCGAAGCTGTTGTACGCCACCCGGCGCGCCAACTTCGCGCGCGTCGCATCGTCGGTGCCGCTCGTGTAGCGCAAGAAGATCGGCGCCATCCCGAGCGGGTTGACCACCGGGAACAGCGCCAGGACCACGAACAGAAAGCCGTGTACGAACGGCCCGGACAGAAACGCGTGCACCGAGCTCATGAGCCCGCTCGCTCTTCGCCGGCTTCGCGGGCCAGCATCTCGGCGTAGATCTCGGCGACGCGGGCCAGGGTGTCGGCGTCGGCCGGGGTCTTGTCGGGGCGTAAGCGGACGATGCGCGGGAAGCGCAGCGCATAGCCGCCGGCGTGCAGCCGGCTCTGTTGCACGACGTCGAACGCGATCTCGACGACGAGCTCCGGCTCGACCACGATCTCGCGCCGCCGCAATCCCAGCCGCGCGTAGGCCCGGCGCGCGTCGTCGGGCGGAAGACGATGGGTCTCGAACCAGGCCGTCTGCTCGGCGATCTCGACGTCGGTCAGCCCGCTGTACGCTTTGCCGATGACCATCAGCGCGTCGCCGTTGCGCACGGCGAAGGTGTAGTCGGAGAGCACGTGCGCGCGCTTGCCGTGGCCCCACTCGACGGCCACGACGACGCAGTCGAGCGTCGCCAGCTCGCGCTTGAGCTTGAGCCACGAGGTTCCGCGCCGGCCGGGGGTGTACGGCGCGTCTTCTCGCTTGAACACCAGCCCTTCGTTGCCGCGCGCCCGCGCCTGGGCGAAGTGCTCGTGCACGACCGCCGCGTCGGAGGACGTCAACGCGCCGGCCGGGGCGAGCGCCAACGCGTCGGGCGCGCCGTGAAGCAGCGTCTCGAGCCGCACCCGCCGCTCGGCCAGCGGCGACTCGAGCACGAAGTCGTCCGCGTGCGCGAGCAAGTCGAAGGCGACGAAGCGCACCGGCACCTCGCGCAGCAGCTCCGGCTCGACGGTCTTGCGCTGCAGGCGCGGCTGGAGGGCGCGGAACGGCAGCACGCGACCTTCGCGCACCGCGACCAGCTCGCCGTCGAGCACGCAGCGCTCGGGCAGCGCGCGCAGCGCCGCGACGACCTCGGGATAGGCGTCGGCGACGTCGTTGAGGGTGCGGGAGAAGAGGGAGACGCGTTCGGGCGTGACGTGCGCTTGCGCCCGCACGCCGTCGTACTTGTCCTCGACGCGCCAGCCCGCGCCGGCCAGCGCTTCGTAGGCGGAGCCGTACGCCAAAGGCGTCGCCAGCATGAACGCGACCGGCGTGTGGTACGCCAGCGTCACCTCTTCGAGCGCGTCGCCTTTGGCGGCCAGCGCGACGACGCCGACGTCGCCCGCCGCGCTGGCCGCACGCCGGACCTCGCGCGGATCGCGCGCGAACGCCAGCGCGATCGCGTCGAGGACGAGCCCTTCGCGCAGCCCGATGCGCAACTCGCCGGTGAGGATCTTCACCACGTACGTTGCTTCGAGCGGATCGGTGCAGGCGCCGAAGATGCGCTCGCACAGGATGCGCCGCCGCTTTTGCGCCTGCTTCCCGCGGGCGGCCGCGATCTCGTCGAGCAGCGCGCCCAGCCGGGCCGGCGTCAGCTCCTCGTCGCGAAAGAGGCCCAGGTCCACGGCCGGCTGCACGAACGGGCCCAGGGCGGCGCCGAGGTCGCCGCTGGCCCGGTAGGCGGCCGAGAGCGCGGCCGGATCGACGCCCCAGGTCGCGGTCGCCGCCTCGACGATGGTCGCGCCGCCGACGGCCAAGCTGCGCGCGTCGCGCTGCGGAAACGGGTTGCCGGTGAAGAAGCGCGCGGCCGGCGCGAGGTCGGCGTCGGCGAGCCCGCGCAGGTACTCGGCGACCAGCGCGATCTTCTCGAGCTTGCCCGCGGTCGCGGCGATGGCGGCGCAGGTGCGCGCGAACGCGATCACAGAGTGGGGCGAATGATCGACGGCAAGGTCTGGCTGACGTTCGCGCTCCTGGAGACGGCCCTCTGTCTCATTCCGGGGCCGGCCGTGCTGCTGACCGTCGGGACGGCGCTGCGACGCGGGGCGGCCGCGGCGCTCGCGGCCGCGCTCGGGATCGTCGCCGGCAACACGATCTACTTCGTCCTCTCGGCGCTGGGGCTGAGCGCGGTGCTGGCTTCGTCGGCGGCGCTGTTCGAGACGGTCAAGATCGCCGGCGCGCTCTACCTCGCCTATCTGGGCGTGCGCGCGCTGTCGACGCGCGTCGCCGACGCGCCGGCGGACGTGCCGAGCGCGGCCAGCGGGTTCGCCGGCGGCCTGGTGACGCAGCTGGCGAACCCCAAGGCGATCGTCTTCTTCGTGGCGCTCTTGCCGCAGTTCGTCGACGTGCATCGCGCGGCGGCGCCGCAGATCGCGCTGCTCGGGCTGACCTCGCAGACGATCGAGCTGGTCGTGCTCGCGCTCTACGCCGCGGCGGGCGGCGCGGCGCGCCGCGCGGTCGGCTCGCCGGCCCTGCTGACATGGACCGAACGCGCCGGCGGCGCCTTCCTGATCGCGGTCGCCGCGCGGCTCGTCGCCCAGCGGGCCTAATCGCGCGGCGGCCGCAACGTCGATGCGCCCAGCAGCTCGTCGACGCTCGGTGCGAAGCCGGGCAACGCGGCATGCTCGAGCCTCTCCGGGCCGCGCAACGTGCGCGCGCCCATGCCGTCGTGGACCGTCAGCGTGCGCGCGAACGGGTCGAGAATCGCGACCAGGCCGGCACCGGCGGCGAGGTAGACGCGCGTCTTCTCGGCCATCAGCCGGCGCCGGTTACCGGGCGAGAGGATCTCGAACGCCGCATCGGGCGCGATGGTCGGCTCTTCGGCCGCATCGTATGCGTCGGCGGCCAGACGGGCGAACGAGAGATACGCGACGTCGGGAACGAGCGGGCGCCGGGCCTCGCCGGGCGGCGCCAAGCGAAAGCGCCACTCGGGGCCGACGCGCCCGCGGCCGTCCGCCCAGGCGCTGAGCAGCGCGGTGAGCCGTCCCTGCAGCGCCGCGTGGGTATATTTCGGGCTCACCTTCTGCACGGCGCGGCCGCCGATCCACTCCAGGGCCGGCTTCCGCTCCGGTAAGACGATCTCGTCGAGCTCGGCGCGCATCTCACGCCACCCTATCACGCGATTCCGCTGGACGACAAGGTCGCCGACAGGGACGCGCGCGTTCGAGACGGTAGGCGGCGAGGTGATCACCGCGGTCGTCCTGATGAACGTCGAGCCGGGTCGCGTGCGCTCGCTCGCCGAGGAGCTGCTCGCGATCGACGGCGTGACCGAGTGCTACAGCGTCGCCGGTCCGTACGATCTGGTCGCGATCGTGCGCGTGCGCCAGCACGACGAGCTGAGCGATCTGGTCACCGAACGGATCGCCTCGCACGCCGGGATCACCGCGACCGAGACGCTGATCGCGTTCCGCGCCTTCGCCAAGCGCGACCTCGGCATGCTCTGGGACGTCGGCACCGAGTAGTGGCTTGCGCTGCGCGCAACCCGTCGCGTTCGGGCTTCGCCCGATCCGCCTATAAGAAATATGTTTAACGGCTTCGTCCTCGAGCGCGTCGACACGGGCGAGGCGCAGATTCGCGTGCGCCGCGGCGGCGCGGGGCCGCCGCTCTTGCTGCTGCACGGGCATCCGCAGACGCACGTGATGTGGCACCGCGTCGCGCCCGAGCTGGCGCGCGAGTTCACCGTCGTCGCGATGGACTTGCGCGGCTACGGCGAGAGCTCGAAGCCGCCGACGACCGACGACCACGAGCCGTACTCGAAACGCGCGATGGCGCGCGACGCCGTCGCCGTGATGCGCCACTACGGCTTCGAGCGCTTCGCGCTGGCCGGACACGACCGCGGCGGCCGCGTCGCCTACCGGCTCGCGCTCGATCATCCGCGGCGCGTGACGCGGCTGGCGGTGCTCGACATCCTGCCGACCTACGAGCACTTCGCGCGCGCCGACATGGATTTCGGCCTGGGCTACTGGCACTGGTTCTTCCTGGCGCAGCCGGCGCCGTTTCCCGAGAACGTGATCGGCGCCGATCCCGATCGGTTCTTCTTGGGCCGGCCCAATCGCCCGAACGTGTTCGCGGACGAGGCGCTCGCGGATTACCTGCGCTGCTACCGCAACCCCGCGACGATCCACGCCGCGTGCGAGGACTATCGCGCGGCCGCCACCTACGACTACGCGATCGACGCGGGCGACAAGAGCGCCGGCCGGCGCATCGCGGCTCCGCTGTTGGCGCTGTGGGCCGCGCGTGGGCAAGTCGGCGCGTGGTACGACGTCCTGACCGTGTGGCGCGAGTGGGCGGACGACGTGCGCGGCGGTCCGATCGACGCCGGGCACTTCATGGCCGAGGAGGCGCCGGAGTCGACGCTGGCCGCGTTGCGCGACTTCTTCGCGGTGTGAGCGGCGGCGGCTGCGGTCGGGCAGGGTGGCCGCGCGGCCGGGCGCAAGAAAGCGCCACCCCCACCGCCCACGTTCATTGGAGGCTGCGAATGCGCATCCTGATCGCCCCCGTGCTCGTGCTGGCCCTGGCGGGGCCGGCGTTCGCCTCACCGACCGACGACGTCCGCGTCGCCCTCATGAAACTCTCGCAGGCGACCTCGTATCACATGGACATCAGCGCCGGGGGCAAGACGATGCAAGTCGACATCGTGCAGCCCGGCAAGATGCACATAACGATGGGCCCGACGCAGATGATCCGCGTCGGCGACGCGACGTGGGTGTTCGTCAACGGACACTGGATGACGATTCCGGCGATGGCGGCCGGGCGCGCGGGCGACGCGTTCGCCGCGGCCGGTGCGCCGCAGCAGCTCACCGCGCACGCGACGCGGATCGAAGTGACGGACCTGGGAATGAAGACGGTGGACGGCGAGACCCTCCACGCGTACGGCGTCACGGATCCCGATCAGCCGCAGCACCCCTCGACCGTCTACGTCGGCGGTGACGGGCTGGTCCACCGGATGGAATCGGTCGACGCGTCGGGCCGCACGGACGCCATCAAGTTCTCCGGCTTCAACTCGCGCATCACGATCGATCCGCCGGCCTCATAGCGGCCGACGCGCACCCTTTCGCCGCGCACGCGGGTTGTGCGCGGCGTGCGCGTCTACGACAACATCGCCGACACCTTCGGCAACACGCCGCTCGTCCGCATCCCGCGACTGAACGCCGGACTCGGCGCCGAGGTGCTGGTCAAGCTTGAGTCGTTCAATCCCGCCGGCTCGGTCAAGGACCGCATCGGCGTCGCGATGATCGAAGCGGCCGAACGCGAGGGCAAGCTGCGACCGGGCGTGATCATCGTCGAGCCCACCAGCGGCAACACGGGGATCGCGCTGGCGTTCGTCGCGGCGGCCAAAGGGTACGGCTGCATCCTCACCATGCCGGAGACGATGACGATCGAGCGCCGCAATCTGCTCAAAGCGTACGGCGCGCAGCTGGTGCTCACGCCGGGCACCGACGGCATGCGCGGCGCGATCGCCAAAGCGAACGAGATCGTCGCCTCCGATCCGGGCAAGTACTTCATGCCCGGCCAGTTCGACAACCCGGCGAATCCGGAGATCCACTATCGGACGACCGGCGAGGAGATCTGGCGCGACACCGACGGCCGCGTCGACGTGCTGGTCGCGGGCGTCGGCACCGGCGGCACGATCACCGGCGCCGGCCATCTGCTCAAAGAGCGCAAGCCGTCCGTCATCTGCGTGACGGTCGAGCCCGACACATCGTGCGTGCTCTCCGGCGGCGCGCCCGGACCGCACAAGCTGCAAGGCTTCGCGCCGGGCTTCGCGCCCGCGATCCTCGACACGCACGTCTACTCCGAAGTGATCCAGGTCTCGTACGATCAGTCGGTCGCGGTCGCGCGGCGGCTGGCACGCGAAGAGGGCATCCTGGTCGGCATCTCGTCGGGCGCGAACGTGTTCGCCGCGCTGCAATTGGCGGCGCGTCCGGAGTACGCCGGCAAGTTGATCGTCACCATCGGGTGCGATACCGGCGAGCGCTACCTCTCGAATCCGCTGTTTGCCGATCAGGACGCCAACGTCTACGAGCCCGCGTTCGTCTGAACGATGTGCGCACGGTTGGGAGCGCTCTCTCCAATTCCTCATCGTCCTCCAAAGCCGGTGTAAACCGGCGCCGGTACCCTGGGGACGAGCCCTTCGTTTGAGGGGCGTTCGAGGACAAGCATTCATGTTCGATATCAGCAAGATTGCCCGGGCTCTCGCCGTCTCGGCGGCGTTGACCGGGCTGATCGTTCCGGCGGTGGCGTCGGCCCAGGACGTGCCGTCCTACGCCGTGGACCAAGCGCCCGTCGACCAGGATCAGACCGTGAGCGGAACCATCGCCTCGGTCGACGGTCCCTTCGACATCCAAGTCGCCGATAGCAACGGCTACGACGACGACGTCCAGCTGCACCAAGGCACCATCATCAATCCGACCGGGCTGACGCTCGAGCCGGGAATGCAGGTTTCGATCCAGGGCTTCGCCGACGGCGACGTCTTCCAAGCCAACGAGATCGATACCGACGCGCAGGACGCGTACGACGGCGTGTTGCCGACGCCGGTCTACTACGGACCGGGCTACTGGTACCCCGGCTTCGCCTACGGCTACGGCCCCTCGTTCAGCCTGGCGTTCGTGTTCGGCAGCGGCTGGGTCCACCGCCCGTTCTACCACGTGAGCGCGTGGAACGGTCAGGCCTGGGATGCGCACGCGTGGTCGGGCCACCCCTGGCCGGCACGCTACGCGGGACGTCCGATGGGCGGCTTCAACCGCACGGCGGCGGGCTTCAACCGCCCGCAGGCGTTCAACCGCTACGGCGGGTTCGCGGGCAACACGTATCGCGGTGAGACGCGTGCGGTGACGTCGGGCAGCTACGGCTACCGCGGCGAGACCGGCGCCTATCGCGCCCAGACCACCAACGCGTATCGTGGTTACCAGAGCGGCGGCTTTCAGGCGCAGCGCGGCTACCAGGCTCCGGCGCGCAGCTACTCGGCCGCCGACCGCAGCTTCGGCGGCTACCAAGGCGCGCGCAGCTACTCGGCGCCTGCCCGCAGCTACTCCGCTCCGGCGCGCAGCTACTCGGCGTCCGCTCGCAGCTACTCGGCTCCGGCCCGCAGCTACGGCGGCGGCGGTCGCAGCTACGGCGGCGGCGCGGCCCGCGGCGGCAGTGGCGGCGGCGACCGGCACCACTAGCGCGCCGTTTGGCCATTGTGCGGAGTGCCCGGTTCGGGGAAGATACGGACATGGGCACTCCGGACGATCGCCACTTCGAGGCCGTGCTCTGCGCGGAGTGCGGCCGCTCGGTCGACGTGACCGAGACCATGCCCGCGCT from Candidatus Sulfotelmatobacter sp. includes these protein-coding regions:
- a CDS encoding NUDIX hydrolase, translating into MKTWRILSSAYPIETPFLRLRADRIELPSGTVVEEYFVRESRGFCVVLALTPDDDVLLVRQYKHGIGEFVLELPAGMLEPDEAPAACAARELAEETGYTGAEPEFVRTFLADPTNSTGRFHLFVVRDARATVAPDPDLTEEIEVVLAPAGELRAMALDGRINAGSQVAAALVALEYLGR
- a CDS encoding MarC family protein — encoded protein: MSSVHAFLSGPFVHGFLFVVLALFPVVNPLGMAPIFLRYTSGTDDATRAKLARRVAYNSFALALVSLVAGSLVLRFFGLSLPAVQIAGGIVVAATGWRLLNQGQDDPENRAPAASVAAVMSGAFYPLTLPLTVGPGSIAVMLTIGSSVSDVLRSRAALLEELGGILGVAATAIVIYLCYRYAETILRRLGDSGVNVLLRLSAFILLCIGVQIAVDGARTLFVVPRF
- a CDS encoding ATP-dependent DNA ligase, which encodes MIAFARTCAAIAATAGKLEKIALVAEYLRGLADADLAPAARFFTGNPFPQRDARSLAVGGATIVEAATATWGVDPAALSAAYRASGDLGAALGPFVQPAVDLGLFRDEELTPARLGALLDEIAAARGKQAQKRRRILCERIFGACTDPLEATYVVKILTGELRIGLREGLVLDAIALAFARDPREVRRAASAAGDVGVVALAAKGDALEEVTLAYHTPVAFMLATPLAYGSAYEALAGAGWRVEDKYDGVRAQAHVTPERVSLFSRTLNDVADAYPEVVAALRALPERCVLDGELVAVREGRVLPFRALQPRLQRKTVEPELLREVPVRFVAFDLLAHADDFVLESPLAERRVRLETLLHGAPDALALAPAGALTSSDAAVVHEHFAQARARGNEGLVFKREDAPYTPGRRGTSWLKLKRELATLDCVVVAVEWGHGKRAHVLSDYTFAVRNGDALMVIGKAYSGLTDVEIAEQTAWFETHRLPPDDARRAYARLGLRRREIVVEPELVVEIAFDVVQQSRLHAGGYALRFPRIVRLRPDKTPADADTLARVAEIYAEMLAREAGEERAGS
- a CDS encoding LysE family translocator produces the protein MIDGKVWLTFALLETALCLIPGPAVLLTVGTALRRGAAAALAAALGIVAGNTIYFVLSALGLSAVLASSAALFETVKIAGALYLAYLGVRALSTRVADAPADVPSAASGFAGGLVTQLANPKAIVFFVALLPQFVDVHRAAAPQIALLGLTSQTIELVVLALYAAAGGAARRAVGSPALLTWTERAGGAFLIAVAARLVAQRA
- a CDS encoding Uma2 family endonuclease; this translates as MRAELDEIVLPERKPALEWIGGRAVQKVSPKYTHAALQGRLTALLSAWADGRGRVGPEWRFRLAPPGEARRPLVPDVAYLSFARLAADAYDAAEEPTIAPDAAFEILSPGNRRRLMAEKTRVYLAAGAGLVAILDPFARTLTVHDGMGARTLRGPERLEHAALPGFAPSVDELLGASTLRPPRD
- a CDS encoding Lrp/AsnC ligand binding domain-containing protein; translation: MITAVVLMNVEPGRVRSLAEELLAIDGVTECYSVAGPYDLVAIVRVRQHDELSDLVTERIASHAGITATETLIAFRAFAKRDLGMLWDVGTE
- a CDS encoding alpha/beta hydrolase codes for the protein MFNGFVLERVDTGEAQIRVRRGGAGPPLLLLHGHPQTHVMWHRVAPELAREFTVVAMDLRGYGESSKPPTTDDHEPYSKRAMARDAVAVMRHYGFERFALAGHDRGGRVAYRLALDHPRRVTRLAVLDILPTYEHFARADMDFGLGYWHWFFLAQPAPFPENVIGADPDRFFLGRPNRPNVFADEALADYLRCYRNPATIHAACEDYRAAATYDYAIDAGDKSAGRRIAAPLLALWAARGQVGAWYDVLTVWREWADDVRGGPIDAGHFMAEEAPESTLAALRDFFAV
- the cysK gene encoding cysteine synthase A, which encodes MRVYDNIADTFGNTPLVRIPRLNAGLGAEVLVKLESFNPAGSVKDRIGVAMIEAAEREGKLRPGVIIVEPTSGNTGIALAFVAAAKGYGCILTMPETMTIERRNLLKAYGAQLVLTPGTDGMRGAIAKANEIVASDPGKYFMPGQFDNPANPEIHYRTTGEEIWRDTDGRVDVLVAGVGTGGTITGAGHLLKERKPSVICVTVEPDTSCVLSGGAPGPHKLQGFAPGFAPAILDTHVYSEVIQVSYDQSVAVARRLAREEGILVGISSGANVFAALQLAARPEYAGKLIVTIGCDTGERYLSNPLFADQDANVYEPAFV